A single genomic interval of Halomonas sp. GT harbors:
- a CDS encoding LysR family transcriptional regulator codes for MTPPNLNDLYYFVKVVDHGGFSPAGRALGIAKSKLSRRVGELESQLNVRLMHRSTRHLTLTDIGQRYYQHCKAMLVEAEAAQQFIEETKQVPCGTIRISCPTGLLSFHVSAILADFMVLYPDVQVHLEGTNRRIDPFVEGFDIALRARPLPLEDSELILKVLSDRGQCLVASPALIEQHGMPSTPNDLRQMPSLSRARPEEAHAWHLQRDGEECRIEHSPRFITTDMTALYRAALAGVGVVQLPSLMLGDSLTSNKLVQVVPEWEPRREVIHAVYPSRRGLLPSVRALLDFLAERYAAMGIEH; via the coding sequence ATGACGCCCCCTAATCTGAATGATCTTTATTATTTTGTGAAGGTAGTCGACCATGGTGGTTTTTCTCCAGCAGGTCGTGCGCTGGGTATTGCCAAATCAAAATTAAGTAGGCGAGTGGGAGAGTTAGAAAGTCAGCTTAACGTGCGCTTGATGCACCGTTCGACCCGCCACCTAACGCTCACAGATATTGGCCAACGCTACTACCAGCACTGCAAAGCCATGTTAGTGGAAGCTGAAGCGGCCCAGCAGTTCATCGAAGAAACCAAACAAGTGCCCTGCGGTACCATCCGCATCAGTTGTCCCACTGGGCTATTGAGCTTTCACGTAAGTGCAATACTGGCGGATTTCATGGTGCTATACCCAGATGTCCAGGTACATCTGGAAGGAACTAACCGCCGCATTGACCCTTTTGTTGAAGGCTTTGATATTGCGCTCCGTGCCCGCCCCCTTCCATTGGAAGATAGCGAGCTTATTCTGAAGGTACTATCGGATCGCGGGCAATGCTTGGTAGCAAGCCCAGCACTGATTGAGCAGCATGGCATGCCATCAACGCCCAACGATCTTCGCCAAATGCCTAGCCTAAGCAGAGCAAGGCCAGAGGAAGCTCACGCTTGGCACCTTCAACGCGACGGTGAAGAGTGCCGAATTGAACATTCGCCACGGTTTATTACCACGGATATGACCGCACTTTATAGAGCAGCGCTGGCTGGTGTTGGTGTGGTGCAACTCCCAAGTTTAATGCTAGGCGATTCGTTGACCTCAAATAAGCTAGTGCAAGTAGTACCTGAGTGGGAACCGCGCAGAGAAGTCATCCACGCTGTTTACCCCTCTCGCCGCGGTTTACTTCCCTCAGTAAGGGCGCTGCTTGATTTCTTAGCCGAGCGCTATGCGGCAATGGGTATTGAACACTGA
- a CDS encoding pirin family protein, translating into MKKLVGVTSAPHPHWVGDGFPARSLFSYGPRSEQLSPFLLLDYAGPADFTPTTRPRGVGQHPHRGFETVTIVYQGEVAHRDSTGKGGVIGPGDVQWMTAGAGILHDEFHSPTFTEQGGTLEMVQLWVNLPAKDKMATPGYQAIFNAQIPVATLPDHAGSVRVIAGSYIDDNRKAHSGPAQTFSPMNVWDVRLNGGQTTTLTQPDGWTTLLVVLKGTVQINGEEVLRDAQVAELSRAGDALTLEANNDATLLLLSGEPINEPVVGHGPFVMNSERDIIEAIEDFNNGRFGQMPS; encoded by the coding sequence ATGAAAAAGTTAGTAGGTGTTACCAGCGCACCGCACCCTCATTGGGTTGGTGACGGCTTTCCGGCGCGTTCGCTGTTTTCCTATGGCCCACGTTCCGAGCAGTTAAGTCCTTTTTTGCTACTAGACTATGCTGGCCCCGCCGACTTTACTCCCACCACGCGGCCACGCGGTGTCGGGCAACACCCGCACCGAGGGTTCGAAACAGTCACGATTGTCTACCAGGGAGAAGTGGCGCACCGAGATTCAACGGGCAAAGGCGGCGTAATTGGCCCTGGCGACGTGCAGTGGATGACGGCAGGTGCGGGTATCCTGCACGATGAGTTTCATTCGCCCACGTTTACAGAGCAAGGCGGCACACTTGAGATGGTGCAGCTGTGGGTAAACTTGCCTGCCAAAGACAAAATGGCCACGCCAGGCTATCAGGCAATTTTTAATGCCCAGATCCCTGTGGCAACGTTACCTGATCACGCTGGGAGCGTCCGCGTGATCGCCGGCAGCTATATAGATGACAACCGTAAGGCTCACTCGGGCCCAGCACAGACGTTCTCGCCGATGAACGTATGGGATGTGCGACTAAACGGTGGCCAGACAACCACGCTGACGCAACCGGATGGATGGACAACCCTGCTGGTCGTGCTAAAAGGGACGGTTCAAATCAATGGCGAAGAGGTACTGCGTGACGCACAAGTAGCCGAGCTTTCTAGAGCAGGTGACGCACTGACGCTTGAAGCCAATAATGATGCAACCCTTTTGCTGCTGAGTGGCGAGCCGATCAATGAGCCAGTGGTCGGTCATGGGCCGTTTGTGATGAATAGCGAACGTGACATCATTGAAGCGATAGAAGACTTTAACAACGGCCGCTTTGGCCAAATGCCAAGTTAA
- a CDS encoding pirin family protein, with product MSWMPDIEPKCPSAGNLHDIETLIVPRAHDLGGFEVRRALPAPKRQMVGPFIFFDQMGPAEFLREDGIDVRPHPHIGLATVTYLYQGEFQHRDSLGTNQMIHPGAVNWMVAGNGVTHSERTSPATRQNKHSLFGIQTWVALPEAYEDKPASFAHHEQETLPLLKGEGKEVRLILGSAWGEQAPVQTFSEMFYADAVLQPGAKLPLPDDHEDRGLYVTSGSVSIAGDTFDAGRMMVFRPGDPITLTAGESGARLMLLGGETLNGPRYISWNFVASSREKLEAAKQAWMEGDFEHGRFKLPPGDDEEFIPFPDQHRN from the coding sequence ATGAGCTGGATGCCCGACATTGAGCCAAAATGCCCTTCCGCAGGCAATCTACACGATATTGAAACACTGATCGTACCTCGTGCACACGACCTAGGTGGCTTTGAAGTACGACGTGCGCTTCCCGCGCCCAAGCGCCAGATGGTTGGCCCGTTTATTTTTTTCGATCAGATGGGACCCGCTGAATTTCTTAGAGAGGATGGTATCGATGTTCGTCCTCATCCCCATATTGGACTTGCCACAGTTACTTACTTGTATCAGGGAGAGTTCCAGCATCGTGACAGTCTGGGGACTAATCAGATGATCCATCCTGGGGCGGTTAATTGGATGGTTGCTGGCAATGGCGTGACCCATTCCGAGCGTACTAGCCCCGCTACACGTCAGAATAAGCACTCCCTGTTTGGTATTCAGACGTGGGTGGCATTGCCTGAAGCATACGAAGATAAACCCGCCAGTTTTGCGCATCATGAGCAGGAGACATTGCCGCTGCTTAAAGGTGAGGGTAAAGAGGTTCGCTTGATTCTAGGTTCGGCATGGGGTGAACAGGCGCCTGTTCAGACTTTTTCTGAAATGTTCTATGCGGATGCGGTACTCCAGCCCGGCGCTAAGCTTCCTTTGCCCGATGACCACGAAGATCGAGGCCTCTATGTAACGTCGGGTAGCGTTAGTATTGCAGGGGATACATTCGATGCGGGACGAATGATGGTTTTCCGTCCGGGTGATCCCATTACCTTAACCGCGGGCGAAAGCGGAGCTCGGCTAATGCTGCTCGGCGGCGAAACGCTCAATGGACCACGCTATATCTCCTGGAACTTCGTGGCGTCTTCACGGGAAAAGCTAGAGGCTGCCAAGCAGGCGTGGATGGAAGGAGACTTTGAGCATGGGCGGTTTAAATTGCCGCCGGGGGACGATGAAGAATTCATCCCCTTTCCAGACCAGCACCGCAATTAA
- the msrP gene encoding protein-methionine-sulfoxide reductase catalytic subunit MsrP has protein sequence MLIKIAKPSDLHESDVTPESIYLSRRRFMGGMAGLGAGLALSGHVRANEDYSDVPEGDAPAWLKEKISDTQWRAITPSNPEKDKIAPFDDASGYNNFFEFGTDKRDPARHAGSLETQPWSVVIDGEVNNGGRFALEDFAKPSQFEERIYRLRCVEAWSMVIPWLGIPLAEVIRRADPTSKAKYVRFETLVDPEQMRGQRSSFSIIEWPYVEGLRLDEAMNPLTLLAMGMYGRELPNQNGAPLRLVVPWKYGFKSIKSIVRISLVEEQPVNSWQQIAADEYGFYANVNPEVDHPRWSQATERRLPNSLFNSNTIDTQMFNGYADEVAELYAGMDLRKHY, from the coding sequence ATGCTTATAAAGATTGCCAAACCGAGTGATTTACACGAATCCGATGTAACACCGGAATCTATTTACCTCTCCCGACGGCGCTTTATGGGCGGCATGGCGGGTCTAGGCGCGGGGCTTGCCCTCTCCGGCCACGTCCGCGCCAACGAAGATTATTCTGATGTACCGGAAGGCGATGCCCCAGCCTGGCTGAAGGAAAAAATCAGCGACACTCAGTGGCGAGCCATCACCCCCAGCAACCCCGAGAAAGATAAAATCGCCCCTTTTGACGATGCCAGCGGCTACAACAATTTCTTTGAGTTTGGCACCGATAAACGCGACCCCGCCCGCCATGCAGGCAGCCTGGAAACCCAGCCCTGGAGCGTAGTGATCGATGGTGAAGTGAATAACGGCGGGCGCTTTGCCCTAGAAGACTTCGCCAAGCCTTCACAGTTTGAAGAGCGTATTTACCGCCTGCGCTGCGTAGAGGCGTGGTCGATGGTGATTCCCTGGCTGGGCATCCCCCTTGCGGAGGTGATTCGACGTGCCGATCCCACCAGCAAAGCCAAGTACGTGCGCTTTGAAACCCTAGTCGACCCAGAGCAGATGCGTGGCCAGCGCTCTTCGTTCTCGATCATCGAGTGGCCTTACGTGGAAGGTTTGCGCTTAGACGAGGCCATGAACCCACTGACACTGCTCGCCATGGGCATGTATGGCCGTGAACTGCCCAACCAAAACGGCGCACCCTTACGGCTGGTGGTGCCTTGGAAATATGGCTTCAAAAGCATTAAATCGATTGTGCGTATCTCACTGGTGGAAGAGCAGCCCGTCAACTCCTGGCAGCAAATCGCCGCTGATGAGTACGGCTTTTATGCCAATGTTAACCCAGAAGTTGACCATCCGCGTTGGAGCCAAGCCACCGAACGGCGGCTTCCCAACAGCCTGTTCAACTCTAATACCATTGATACGCAGATGTTTAACGGCTATGCCGACGAGGTCGCTGAGCTTTATGCCGGCATGGATTTAAGGAAGC
- a CDS encoding DUF4401 domain-containing protein, with protein MSQSMSTLTQQLTQAGIALNEPSSTAPLESPWFVRVLQAFSGWLAALFLLGFIATAVVFVLESTGASLVVGSLLIGGAFALLRAARSDVLEHMALAFSLAGQLLVAWPAVEMWGVSASLWWVLLALQCALALIMPSQVHRSMSAFLASLALAMALAANGLAPVAIGLVVLVLTLLWLNECRWPRRIGAVQAWGAGLLVGLLVLQGQAYSNQLAWFYDSGAQWFGPWLASWLSTALVALALVCVIHQAFRQHSQPAIVQRLAIYGAVALVAVVSVYMPGLGAGVTVLLLGFTIGHRVLMGSGILLLLMAASSYYYWLDVTLLVKSLMLLAMGAFLLTLRWLLKRWWLNQWLTVHKPALLGDTNEQ; from the coding sequence ATGAGTCAGTCGATGAGTACGTTAACGCAGCAATTAACTCAGGCTGGCATTGCGCTAAATGAGCCTTCATCAACAGCGCCGCTGGAATCACCTTGGTTTGTGCGGGTTCTGCAGGCGTTTTCCGGCTGGTTAGCAGCGCTGTTTCTATTGGGTTTTATTGCCACTGCAGTGGTATTTGTACTGGAAAGCACAGGGGCTTCTCTTGTTGTAGGCAGCCTGTTGATTGGCGGGGCATTCGCGCTACTACGCGCAGCGAGAAGCGATGTGTTGGAACACATGGCGCTGGCATTTAGTTTAGCTGGGCAATTATTAGTGGCCTGGCCAGCGGTCGAGATGTGGGGTGTTTCCGCAAGCCTATGGTGGGTACTGCTGGCGCTACAGTGCGCGCTGGCGCTGATCATGCCGAGCCAGGTTCACCGCAGTATGTCGGCGTTTTTAGCAAGTTTAGCGTTAGCGATGGCGTTGGCAGCCAATGGACTGGCACCGGTGGCGATTGGTTTGGTGGTGCTGGTGCTGACACTGCTCTGGTTGAATGAATGTCGTTGGCCTAGGCGCATAGGGGCAGTTCAGGCATGGGGAGCTGGCCTGTTAGTGGGGTTGTTGGTGCTTCAAGGGCAGGCGTACTCTAACCAGCTTGCCTGGTTCTACGATTCAGGTGCTCAGTGGTTTGGCCCATGGCTTGCCAGTTGGCTGAGCACTGCGTTGGTGGCGTTAGCCTTAGTATGCGTTATTCATCAGGCATTTCGTCAGCACTCTCAGCCTGCCATTGTGCAACGCTTGGCGATTTATGGCGCAGTCGCGCTAGTGGCGGTGGTATCAGTTTATATGCCGGGGCTTGGCGCTGGGGTTACCGTACTATTGCTCGGATTCACGATTGGCCATCGGGTGCTGATGGGAAGCGGTATTTTGTTACTACTGATGGCGGCTAGTAGTTATTACTACTGGCTAGACGTGACGCTGTTGGTGAAATCACTCATGTTGCTGGCAATGGGGGCGTTCCTGTTAACCCTTCGCTGGTTATTGAAGCGTTGGTGGCTCAACCAGTGGCTAACAGTGCATAAGCCCGCGCTGCTAGGAGATACCAATGAGCAGTAA
- a CDS encoding GDYXXLXY domain-containing protein, with protein sequence MSSNVKRHRWIVIAATVVVLAVVNWIIWQKEHHLAEGEIVYLELAPVDPRSLMQGDYMALIFALANRIRMQHAMDRHEEAGGNAMQTAANDSVVVRLDDASIAHFQRLDDGTPLGDDERRLRYRLRNGGVRFATDAFFFQEGHAERFEPARYGQFRVNEHGELLLVALYDESLNRLGEMER encoded by the coding sequence ATGAGCAGTAACGTGAAGCGACACCGCTGGATAGTGATTGCCGCCACTGTCGTTGTGCTAGCGGTGGTTAACTGGATTATTTGGCAGAAAGAGCATCATCTGGCCGAAGGTGAGATTGTTTATTTGGAGCTTGCCCCCGTTGATCCGCGCTCGTTAATGCAGGGCGACTACATGGCGCTAATCTTTGCGTTGGCTAATCGTATTCGCATGCAGCACGCAATGGATCGCCACGAAGAGGCGGGTGGAAATGCCATGCAAACGGCAGCCAATGACAGCGTGGTGGTTCGTTTGGATGACGCATCAATCGCCCACTTCCAGCGCTTGGATGATGGCACGCCGCTAGGCGACGACGAAAGGCGTTTACGTTATCGGCTGCGCAATGGAGGCGTGCGCTTTGCTACGGATGCGTTCTTTTTCCAAGAAGGCCATGCTGAGCGTTTTGAGCCCGCCCGTTATGGTCAGTTTCGAGTCAACGAGCACGGCGAGCTACTGTTAGTGGCGCTATACGATGAATCGCTAAACCGCTTGGGAGAGATGGAAAGGTGA
- a CDS encoding HAMP domain-containing sensor histidine kinase, with product MLKTLYTRLALGLFLLLLAVGLLYTFISLYSLREYNASVNQALHQNLAKNLVSDRNLVSNGQLDSSALEELFSLYMAINPSIEIYLLGLDGTILSYSADPAKIKRKQVSMAPIRRLMDDMSLYPILGDDPRSHDRQKVFSVTPVPTADNPEGYLYVVLRGEEYDTAETMARGGKLLEMSAWALLVSLTVAMLAGLTIFRLLTRRLRSLTRRVEAFENSDMSQPRLDSRWHDKQSVVRDEIDYLDATFDDMAHRIATQIEQLTEKDTQRRRLIAQVSHDLRTPLASMQGYIESLKLRRDRLSPQEQDRFLDIALKEGRRLSRLVDELFELAALEAREKQPVPEPFPLAELVHDVVQKHDQAARDNQLALTLSGNPALPSAYADLAMTERVLDNLISNAIAYSPAGGHIDVVLSQTDGKPQVCVQDSGSGISEQDLPHIFDPFYRGETSGGAGHAGLGLAIARRIMTLQGGDISVENLDTGGASFCIRFPTAPRPLTL from the coding sequence ATGCTGAAAACACTCTATACTCGGCTAGCCTTAGGCTTATTTCTGTTATTGCTCGCCGTCGGCCTGCTATACACCTTCATCAGCCTCTATTCGCTGCGCGAATACAATGCTTCGGTCAATCAGGCGTTACACCAGAATCTGGCCAAAAATCTAGTATCAGACAGAAATCTGGTCAGCAACGGGCAGCTTGATAGTAGCGCTCTGGAAGAACTATTCTCACTGTACATGGCCATTAATCCCAGCATCGAGATCTACCTGCTAGGGCTGGATGGCACCATCCTGTCTTATTCAGCAGACCCAGCGAAGATTAAACGCAAGCAAGTCTCGATGGCTCCCATACGCAGGCTGATGGATGACATGAGCCTTTATCCGATACTTGGCGATGACCCCCGCAGTCACGATCGGCAGAAAGTCTTTTCCGTTACCCCGGTGCCAACAGCAGACAACCCCGAAGGGTACCTCTATGTCGTGTTACGGGGTGAAGAGTACGACACGGCGGAAACCATGGCCCGTGGTGGCAAACTACTGGAAATGAGCGCCTGGGCGTTACTCGTCAGCCTAACGGTGGCGATGTTAGCAGGGCTGACTATTTTCCGCCTGCTGACTCGCCGCCTGAGATCATTAACACGCCGAGTGGAAGCCTTTGAGAACAGCGACATGAGCCAGCCCCGGCTCGATAGCAGATGGCACGACAAACAGTCCGTGGTGCGCGATGAAATCGATTATTTGGACGCTACCTTCGACGACATGGCTCATCGAATTGCCACACAGATCGAACAGCTGACAGAAAAGGATACCCAACGCCGTCGCTTGATCGCCCAAGTATCCCACGACCTGCGCACCCCGCTTGCCTCCATGCAAGGCTATATCGAAAGCCTGAAATTAAGGCGTGATCGTCTCAGCCCCCAAGAACAGGATCGCTTTCTCGACATTGCCCTCAAAGAAGGCCGTCGGTTAAGCCGCTTAGTGGATGAGCTCTTCGAGCTTGCCGCCCTTGAGGCAAGAGAGAAACAGCCAGTGCCTGAACCCTTCCCGCTAGCAGAACTGGTACATGACGTAGTGCAGAAGCACGATCAAGCTGCACGAGACAACCAATTAGCGCTAACGTTGAGCGGTAATCCAGCGTTACCCAGTGCCTACGCCGATCTTGCTATGACCGAACGCGTACTCGACAACTTGATCAGCAACGCCATTGCCTACAGCCCCGCTGGCGGCCACATCGACGTAGTGCTTAGTCAAACGGACGGCAAACCACAGGTTTGCGTACAAGACAGCGGCTCAGGCATCTCGGAACAGGACCTGCCGCATATCTTTGACCCGTTTTATCGTGGTGAGACCTCTGGTGGCGCTGGCCATGCAGGATTAGGGCTGGCCATTGCGCGTAGAATCATGACGCTTCAGGGCGGTGATATCAGTGTCGAGAACCTGGACACTGGCGGTGCATCCTTCTGCATACGGTTCCCCACCGCCCCTCGCCCTCTAACGTTATAA
- a CDS encoding response regulator transcription factor has protein sequence MTRNVLIIEDNPGIGELVRMHVAELGMNPILCEHGDSGLARFREGGIDLVVLDLMLPGLDGLSICREIRAGPGYVPVLMLTAKSTELDRVLGLEMGADDYLTKPFSVAELSARVKALFRRVDAMASSSAAEPSQQELITDGLRIDPLRRRVFIRDQPVELTAREFDLLWHFATHPGRVFSRAQLLDTVWGYSHEGYEHTVNTHINRLRGKIEADPADPVFIQTVWGVGYRFRE, from the coding sequence ATGACACGAAACGTATTGATTATTGAGGATAACCCGGGTATTGGTGAGCTCGTCCGCATGCATGTGGCCGAGCTTGGCATGAACCCTATTCTTTGCGAGCACGGTGATTCCGGGCTTGCGCGTTTTCGTGAAGGGGGCATCGACCTTGTGGTTCTCGACCTGATGCTGCCCGGCCTGGACGGGCTGTCAATTTGCCGCGAAATCCGCGCTGGCCCAGGTTACGTTCCGGTACTGATGCTAACCGCTAAAAGCACGGAGCTTGATCGAGTGCTGGGCCTGGAAATGGGGGCGGATGATTACCTCACCAAGCCCTTCAGTGTGGCTGAACTATCGGCAAGGGTGAAAGCCTTGTTCCGACGCGTAGATGCCATGGCATCTTCCTCAGCCGCGGAACCCAGCCAGCAAGAACTAATCACCGATGGGCTGCGCATTGACCCGCTGCGTCGGCGAGTATTTATAAGAGACCAGCCTGTTGAACTCACTGCCCGAGAATTTGACCTGCTATGGCACTTTGCCACGCATCCCGGGCGGGTATTTAGCCGTGCCCAACTGCTTGATACTGTGTGGGGCTACAGCCACGAAGGTTACGAACATACCGTCAATACCCATATCAATCGCTTACGGGGCAAGATCGAAGCAGACCCCGCTGACCCGGTGTTTATCCAAACCGTTTGGGGGGTGGGCTATCGCTTCCGCGAATAA
- the ycaC gene encoding isochorismate family cysteine hydrolase YcaC has protein sequence MANPYVRLDKDNAAVLLVDHQTGLLSLVRDIDPDRFKNNVLALADLAKYFGLPTILTTSFEDGPNGPLVPELKEMFPEAPYIARPGQINAWDNEDFVKAVKATGKKQLIIAGVVTEVCVAFPALSALEEEFDVFVVTDASGTFNELTRDAAWDRMSSAGAQLMTWFGTACELHRDWRNDIEGLGTLFANHIPDYRNLMNSYSTLTKSSE, from the coding sequence ATGGCTAACCCCTATGTTCGTCTCGATAAAGATAACGCCGCCGTTCTTTTAGTAGATCATCAAACTGGGCTGTTGTCCTTAGTTCGTGATATTGACCCTGATCGGTTCAAAAATAACGTACTGGCGCTTGCAGATTTGGCGAAATACTTTGGTCTGCCAACGATTCTTACCACAAGCTTCGAAGATGGGCCTAATGGGCCCCTGGTGCCTGAATTAAAAGAGATGTTTCCAGAGGCGCCTTACATAGCACGCCCTGGACAAATAAATGCCTGGGATAACGAGGATTTCGTAAAAGCGGTTAAGGCGACAGGAAAGAAACAACTGATTATTGCGGGCGTAGTGACAGAAGTATGTGTTGCTTTCCCGGCGCTTTCCGCACTTGAAGAAGAGTTTGACGTGTTTGTTGTCACAGACGCATCGGGTACCTTTAACGAGCTTACCCGTGATGCTGCTTGGGATCGCATGAGTAGTGCAGGCGCGCAGTTGATGACCTGGTTTGGAACAGCCTGCGAGCTACATCGCGACTGGCGCAATGATATAGAAGGCTTGGGCACACTTTTTGCAAATCACATACCTGACTATCGTAATTTAATGAATAGCTACAGTACTTTGACAAAGAGCTCTGAGTAA
- a CDS encoding DUF2157 domain-containing protein, giving the protein MATTRRKLMSLIGQGVIPPEQVPLAVKVAGLHPSPHAWARLIDRLLLWLGGLALACAVLFFVAFNWSDMGRLPRFALVQAALVLAAGIAVWGSARVMLFRVALTAAFLLIGVLLALVGQVYQTGADPWQLFFTWALLTLPLVWAARFDALWVAWLGLLNLSVWLYSSTWGGILGSVFFTDNAGLWGLVLINLAAQVVWEWGAQRRGWPGRWAICLLALGSGVPLTLLMMAWVSGETHALTPIVAVYPVWLAVLYGVYRQWRLELFMLAGGCVSLIAVATLLLARYVLWEGQWNEGGLLLLAGAVFAMGAAAVMWLKRLNAEEAS; this is encoded by the coding sequence ATGGCGACTACACGCCGTAAACTCATGTCGTTAATCGGGCAGGGAGTGATACCTCCTGAGCAAGTGCCGTTAGCGGTTAAAGTGGCGGGGCTGCACCCGTCGCCCCACGCCTGGGCGCGGTTGATTGACCGGCTGCTGCTGTGGCTGGGGGGCTTGGCGTTGGCTTGCGCGGTGCTGTTCTTCGTGGCTTTCAATTGGTCGGACATGGGCCGCCTGCCCCGCTTTGCGTTAGTGCAGGCCGCGTTGGTATTGGCGGCTGGCATCGCGGTGTGGGGCAGCGCGAGGGTAATGCTTTTTCGCGTGGCATTAACTGCGGCGTTTCTGTTGATAGGCGTACTACTGGCGCTGGTGGGGCAGGTTTATCAAACCGGTGCTGACCCATGGCAGCTGTTTTTCACCTGGGCGTTGCTCACTTTGCCGTTGGTATGGGCAGCACGCTTTGATGCACTTTGGGTAGCGTGGCTAGGGCTTTTGAACCTATCCGTGTGGCTGTATAGCAGCACCTGGGGCGGTATTTTAGGCAGCGTGTTCTTTACTGATAACGCCGGTTTATGGGGGCTGGTGCTTATTAACTTAGCGGCTCAAGTCGTGTGGGAGTGGGGCGCGCAGCGCCGAGGTTGGCCAGGGCGTTGGGCAATTTGTTTGTTGGCGCTGGGTAGCGGCGTGCCGCTGACGCTACTGATGATGGCGTGGGTGAGTGGGGAAACGCATGCGTTGACACCGATTGTGGCGGTTTACCCCGTGTGGTTGGCGGTGCTGTATGGCGTTTATCGTCAGTGGCGGCTTGAGTTATTTATGTTGGCAGGGGGGTGCGTATCGCTGATAGCGGTGGCCACATTGCTGCTCGCACGCTACGTACTATGGGAAGGCCAATGGAATGAAGGCGGCTTGCTGTTGCTGGCAGGTGCAGTCTTTGCCATGGGGGCGGCAGCGGTGATGTGGCTGAAGCGATTAAACGCGGAGGAGGCGTCATGA